A single region of the Anomaloglossus baeobatrachus isolate aAnoBae1 chromosome 2, aAnoBae1.hap1, whole genome shotgun sequence genome encodes:
- the LOC142290070 gene encoding olfactory receptor 52E8-like: MLNASMDLNVQVFVLVGLKEMEHLKYFYSVVALVLCLFIILLCTLMVCTVWAEPSFHEPMYIFICNLMWNVMFQSSVSHPKLAIDLFSGSSTISFSGCLAQSFCVQSFAGVETLTFTLMAFDRYLAVGFPLRYHSLMTNGRALQCLSVIWLVILKVNTVSAILVLRLTLCGNGINNVYCETMSLTRLSCVSTLVNDAYGTFSTLLLYGSSLTIVIFCYIQTFLICLKISMEASQKAIHTLVTHMITFLTFMVSALFVSFRYRFNGGSLSIVTHLVISVGGPTVSIVLNPLIYGIRTQALKTKIISNIKKVFQK, translated from the coding sequence ATGTTAAATGCATCGATGGACCTCAATGTCCAAGTCTTTGTTCTTGTAGGGCTTAAGGAGATGGAGCATCTGAAATATTTCTATTCGGTAGTTGCCCTTGTCTTGTGTCTCTTCATAATATTATTATGCACATTAATGGTGTGCACTGTATGGGCAGAACCATCTTTCCATGAACCTATGTACATCTTCATATGTAACTTAATGTGGAATGTTATGTTTCAGAGCTCAGTCTCCCACCCCAAGCTGGCCATAGACCTGTTCTCCGGATCTTCCACCATTTCGTTTTCTGGATGCTTGGCCCAATCCTTTTGCGTTCAGAGCTTTGCCGGTGTAGAGACTCTAACTTTTACCCTCATGGCCTTTGATCGATACTTGGCTGTAGGTTTTCCATTGAGATACCACTCTCTGATGACCAATGGGAGGGCTTTACAGTGTTTGTCTGTCATCTGGTTGGTGATCTTGAAAGTCAACACGGTATCTGCCATCTTGGTGCTCAGGTTAACACTATGTGGTAACGGTATCAATAATGTGTACTGTGAAACCATGTCTCTCACTCGGTTGTCTTGTGTCAGTACACTCGTTAATGATGCCTACGGGACTTTTTCAACCTTGCTGTTATATGGCAGCTCGTTAACAATTGTCAtcttctgctacatacagacatttCTCATTTGCCTGAAGATCTCTATGGAAGCCTCTCAGAAAGCCATCCATACATTGGTGACCCACATGATCACGttcttgactttcatggtgtctgctTTATTTGTCAGCTTCAGGTATAGGTTTAATGGTGGCTCCCTATCTATTGTGACGCACTTGGTGATCTCAGTAGGGGGCCCAACAGTTTCCATTGTTCTAAACCCTCTGATCTATGGGATAAGGACTCAAGCTTTAAAGACTAAAATCATTAGTAATATAAAGAAAGTCTTTCAGAAGTAG